The Zobellia alginiliquefaciens genome contains a region encoding:
- a CDS encoding MATE family efflux transporter, with protein MFQQYTKEFRYNIKLSVPVILGMLGHTFVQLADNIMVGQLGTAELAAVSLGNSFVFIAMSLGIGFSTAITPLVAEADGAGNKADAKSALKHGLVLCTVLSLVLFGIILLAKPLMYSMRQSEEVVSLALPYLDLVAFSLVPLVVFQAFKQFSEGLSQTKYPMYATIMANVVNITINYLLIFGSFGFPKMGIVGAAIGTLVSRFLMVAYIWYLLKSKKKFHDYVTGFNWKNIEKKVIKKIIDLGFPSALQMFFEVAIFTAAIWLSGVLGKNAQAANQIALNLSSMTFMFGMGLGIAAMIRVGNQKGLRNFAELRRIGKSIFFLTLLLEIIFAALFLLGRHWFPTLYLDLDDALNVVDNTEVIALAAELLLVAAFFQISDGVQVVVLGALRGLQDVKIPTLITFIAYWAIGFPVSYYLGLHTELGSTGIWIGLLTGLSASAVMLYIRFNYLTKKLIVNS; from the coding sequence TTGTTTCAGCAATATACAAAAGAATTTAGATATAATATAAAGCTATCGGTACCCGTAATATTGGGGATGTTAGGGCATACGTTTGTACAATTGGCAGACAATATTATGGTAGGTCAATTGGGGACGGCAGAATTGGCTGCGGTTTCATTGGGCAATAGTTTTGTTTTTATAGCAATGTCATTAGGGATTGGCTTTTCTACCGCTATTACTCCTCTGGTGGCAGAGGCAGACGGAGCGGGTAACAAGGCGGATGCAAAAAGCGCGTTAAAGCATGGTTTGGTCCTGTGTACGGTACTTAGTCTGGTTTTGTTCGGGATTATATTATTGGCAAAACCCTTAATGTATTCTATGCGGCAGTCCGAAGAGGTTGTCTCTTTAGCCTTGCCCTATTTGGATTTAGTAGCTTTTTCATTGGTGCCTTTAGTTGTTTTTCAGGCATTTAAGCAATTTTCTGAAGGACTTTCGCAAACCAAATACCCAATGTATGCCACGATTATGGCTAATGTGGTGAATATAACAATCAATTACTTATTGATTTTCGGTTCGTTCGGTTTTCCAAAAATGGGAATCGTAGGTGCTGCTATTGGTACGTTGGTTTCCAGGTTCTTAATGGTTGCCTATATCTGGTACCTGCTCAAGAGTAAAAAGAAATTTCATGACTATGTAACGGGATTCAATTGGAAGAATATTGAGAAAAAGGTAATTAAAAAAATTATAGACCTTGGTTTTCCATCGGCATTGCAAATGTTTTTTGAAGTGGCCATTTTTACCGCTGCGATATGGCTAAGTGGAGTTTTGGGGAAGAATGCCCAAGCTGCCAATCAAATAGCCTTAAACTTAAGCAGTATGACTTTTATGTTCGGAATGGGGCTGGGAATTGCTGCTATGATTAGAGTAGGAAACCAAAAGGGGTTGCGCAATTTTGCGGAATTAAGACGTATTGGGAAATCTATATTTTTTCTCACATTGCTATTGGAAATTATTTTTGCGGCATTATTCTTATTGGGTAGGCATTGGTTTCCAACGCTATATTTAGATTTAGATGACGCTTTGAACGTGGTAGATAATACAGAGGTGATTGCCTTAGCTGCCGAGCTATTACTTGTTGCCGCTTTTTTTCAAATATCGGATGGGGTACAAGTGGTGGTTTTAGGTGCGCTACGCGGATTACAAGATGTAAAAATACCAACACTCATTACCTTTATAGCCTATTGGGCAATAGGTTTCCCAGTAAGTTATTACTTAGGTTTGCATACGGAATTAGGAAGTACAGGTATTTGGATTGGTTTGTTGACCGGACTGAGTGCATCGGCTGTTATGTTGTATATTCGCTTCAATTATTTAACCAAAAAGTTAATAGTAAATTCATAA
- a CDS encoding phosphatase PAP2 family protein translates to MWQELIEQDKEIFLFLNNLGTVQWDAFWLFISNKFSAIPLYAALLFLAFKTFGLKRTLVLLVAVALLIVVTDQLGNFFKYGVQRLRPCHDPSLEGLVRLVKSSCGGKFGYFSAHASNSFAVAFFFTLLLKHKFRYIGLFLISWALLVAYSRIYLGVHFPLDVLTGALIGLFFSWLFSKLFIFAIEKYLDDIKP, encoded by the coding sequence ATGTGGCAAGAACTCATAGAGCAAGATAAAGAGATTTTCCTCTTCCTAAATAATTTAGGAACCGTACAATGGGATGCATTTTGGTTGTTCATTTCTAATAAGTTCAGTGCAATACCGCTTTACGCTGCATTATTATTCTTGGCATTCAAGACATTTGGACTAAAAAGAACACTAGTACTTTTAGTGGCCGTAGCGCTATTAATTGTTGTAACGGACCAATTAGGTAATTTCTTCAAATACGGGGTACAACGTTTACGCCCGTGCCATGACCCAAGTTTAGAGGGGCTGGTAAGGTTGGTGAAATCTTCTTGTGGAGGTAAGTTCGGTTATTTTTCGGCGCATGCCTCTAACAGTTTTGCGGTTGCGTTTTTCTTTACCTTACTACTTAAACATAAGTTTAGGTACATAGGGTTATTTTTAATTTCATGGGCGCTTTTAGTAGCCTATAGTAGGATTTATTTGGGAGTTCATTTTCCTTTGGATGTGTTGACCGGTGCCCTAATAGGCTTGTTTTTTAGTTGGTTGTTTTCAAAGTTATTTATATTTGCAATTGAGAAATATTTAGATGATATCAAACCTTAG